The following are encoded together in the Pectobacterium wasabiae CFBP 3304 genome:
- a CDS encoding virulence factor SrfB produces the protein MLATITDYKQRITLIQDSGIQFLDFALKPQFLAERANSYVRKSANGPLLHLLYDEHTDKYLLPSVTGMQPEVVKPELSISLEQSLKLLEKIWLPLPFFRFNPPRTFMGGPDNWARMQILALDTPDQDGNTHRICLAFDTKTYPEGHEYESLAPNANDIKTGGNFALAYHSDELGEFLDETWVDGWLREVFTQQAKAQENRDSHDVKVALRGFEYQAHYLNVLDMLGNQLEIPEIRINTSTLQEPVVNVDLILDVGNSHTCGILVEDHADESNGLKQTYELQLRDLSEPHYLYNELFESRVEFSQAKFGKENFSVESGRDDAFIWPSITRVGREASHMALLRQGTEGSSGISSPRRYLWDEESYAPGWRFSQTDAHSQTEPLATAMPLTIMLNDEGQPLYNQPLDERLPVFSPHYSRSSIMTFMLSELLAQALMQMNSAAQRLKMIHSSAPRQLRNIILTLPSAMPKPEREIFRRRMHEAIALVWKAMDWHPMDDDFTTLADKQQSRVPVPEVQIEWDEATCGQMVYLYNEAQVNFGGRAEDFFASMARPDKELDEGEPVGKTLRIASIDIGGGTTDLAITQYLLDDGVGNNVKIIPRLLFREGFKVAGDDILLDVIQLYILPALQAALKTAGLASPDALMAKLFGNEGRMDAQLTLRQQVTLQVFIPIGRAILEAYERFDPLDTSAEIESTFGELLEQAPTDKVLEYINTEVQRELPVSDSVFDILQVPLILKLSKLHGEFLSNKMNITQNLRLMSEVVSLYSCDVLLLTGRPSRFPGIQALFRHLQPLPINRMLSLDGYHTNDWYPFNKRGRIDNPKSTAAVGAMLCLLALDLRLPGFYFKVGDFQPYSTVRYLGMMDSNNALTLDNVYYSDIDLDAPDFVLDPKHSFQVRGSLCLGFRQLDNERWPASSLYMLSIVDQDLARKVVGDSKLHVRLAVTKSDDQDSPERFEIADAVLEDGTRVPPHHLRLKLNTLSANGSGATHYWIDSGSVFKK, from the coding sequence ATGCTGGCGACGATTACCGATTATAAACAACGCATTACGTTGATCCAGGACAGCGGAATTCAGTTTTTGGATTTTGCATTAAAGCCGCAGTTTTTGGCTGAACGCGCTAATAGCTATGTGCGTAAGAGTGCCAATGGCCCTTTACTGCACCTGCTTTACGATGAACACACGGACAAATACCTGTTGCCTTCCGTAACGGGGATGCAGCCGGAAGTGGTGAAGCCTGAGTTGAGCATTTCGCTTGAGCAATCGCTGAAGCTGCTGGAGAAAATCTGGCTGCCATTGCCCTTCTTCCGCTTCAATCCGCCGCGCACTTTTATGGGTGGCCCGGACAACTGGGCTCGCATGCAGATCCTGGCGTTGGATACGCCCGATCAGGACGGCAATACGCACCGCATTTGTCTGGCATTCGATACCAAAACCTATCCGGAAGGTCATGAATACGAGTCGCTGGCACCGAATGCCAATGACATCAAAACGGGTGGAAATTTCGCGCTGGCTTATCACAGCGACGAGCTGGGTGAATTCCTCGATGAAACCTGGGTCGACGGCTGGCTGCGTGAAGTCTTTACTCAACAGGCGAAAGCGCAGGAAAACCGTGATAGCCATGATGTGAAAGTGGCGTTAAGGGGATTCGAATATCAGGCGCATTATTTAAATGTGTTAGATATGCTGGGTAACCAGCTAGAAATACCAGAAATTCGCATCAATACCAGCACATTGCAGGAGCCGGTGGTCAACGTCGACCTAATTTTGGATGTCGGAAATTCACACACCTGCGGCATTTTGGTTGAAGATCATGCAGACGAAAGCAACGGCCTGAAGCAAACCTATGAACTGCAACTGCGCGATCTGAGTGAGCCACATTATCTGTATAACGAACTGTTTGAGAGTCGTGTTGAATTTTCTCAAGCAAAGTTCGGCAAAGAAAATTTCTCCGTAGAAAGTGGCCGCGATGACGCTTTCATCTGGCCGTCGATCACCCGCGTCGGGCGTGAGGCTAGCCATATGGCACTGCTGCGTCAGGGAACGGAAGGATCGAGCGGTATTTCCAGCCCGCGTCGTTACCTGTGGGATGAAGAAAGCTATGCACCAGGCTGGCGCTTCAGCCAGACGGACGCCCATTCGCAAACCGAACCGTTAGCCACCGCTATGCCGTTGACCATCATGCTGAATGATGAAGGTCAACCCCTCTACAACCAGCCGCTGGATGAGCGTTTACCGGTATTTTCACCGCACTATAGCCGCAGTTCGATCATGACCTTCATGCTCTCCGAACTGCTGGCACAGGCACTCATGCAGATGAACAGTGCCGCTCAGCGGTTGAAGATGATCCACAGCAGCGCGCCACGCCAACTGCGCAATATCATTTTGACGCTGCCTTCCGCGATGCCAAAGCCTGAACGTGAAATTTTCCGCCGCCGGATGCATGAAGCCATTGCGCTGGTCTGGAAAGCGATGGACTGGCACCCAATGGATGACGATTTCACCACACTGGCCGACAAGCAACAGAGCCGGGTTCCGGTGCCTGAGGTGCAAATCGAATGGGATGAAGCGACGTGCGGGCAGATGGTTTATCTGTATAACGAAGCGCAGGTGAATTTTGGCGGTCGAGCAGAAGATTTCTTCGCCAGCATGGCGCGACCAGATAAAGAACTCGACGAAGGTGAACCCGTAGGAAAAACGCTGCGCATTGCCTCAATCGATATCGGCGGCGGCACCACCGACCTCGCCATTACGCAATATCTGCTCGATGACGGTGTGGGCAACAACGTCAAAATCATTCCACGCCTGCTGTTCCGCGAAGGCTTTAAGGTTGCGGGTGACGATATCCTGCTGGATGTGATTCAGCTTTATATCCTGCCTGCACTACAGGCTGCGCTGAAAACCGCAGGGCTGGCCAGCCCGGATGCGCTGATGGCGAAACTGTTCGGCAATGAAGGCCGTATGGACGCGCAGCTTACGCTACGCCAACAGGTGACGTTGCAGGTCTTTATCCCGATCGGTCGTGCAATTTTGGAAGCCTATGAGCGCTTTGATCCACTGGACACCAGCGCCGAGATCGAATCGACCTTCGGCGAATTGTTGGAACAGGCACCGACGGACAAAGTGCTGGAATACATCAATACGGAAGTGCAGCGCGAACTGCCGGTTAGCGATAGCGTATTCGATATTTTGCAGGTGCCGCTTATCCTCAAATTGAGCAAGCTGCACGGCGAATTTCTGTCTAACAAAATGAACATCACACAGAATCTGCGTCTGATGTCTGAAGTAGTATCGCTGTATTCGTGCGATGTGCTGCTGCTCACTGGCCGCCCTTCGCGCTTCCCGGGGATTCAGGCGCTGTTCCGCCACCTGCAACCGCTGCCGATTAACCGAATGCTGTCGCTGGATGGGTATCACACCAATGACTGGTATCCGTTTAACAAACGCGGACGTATCGATAACCCGAAATCCACCGCTGCCGTCGGCGCAATGCTGTGCCTGCTGGCACTCGATCTGCGTCTACCGGGTTTTTACTTTAAGGTCGGTGATTTTCAACCCTACTCTACGGTGCGCTACCTCGGCATGATGGACAGCAATAACGCACTGACGCTGGATAACGTGTATTACAGCGATATCGATCTGGATGCCCCAGATTTCGTGCTTGACCCAAAACATAGCTTCCAGGTGCGCGGTTCACTCTGCCTCGGTTTCCGTCAGTTAGACAACGAACGCTGGCCCGCCTCCTCGCTCTATATGCTATCAATTGTCGATCAGGATTTAGCCCGCAAAGTCGTCGGTGACAGTAAGCTGCACGTCCGGTTGGCCGTGACAAAAAGCGACGATCAGGACAGCCCTGAGCGCTTTGAGATTGCCGATGCGGTACTGGAAGATGGCACTCGCGTGCCGCCCCATCATTTACGACTCAAATTGAACACATTATCCGCTAACGGTTCAGGAGCGACCCATTATTGGATCGATAGTGGGAGTGTATTTAAAAAATGA